One Salvia miltiorrhiza cultivar Shanhuang (shh) chromosome 6, IMPLAD_Smil_shh, whole genome shotgun sequence genomic window, TAAAGAAAGAAATGTCAGTGTGAATGTTGACAACATTAAGGATCCTCataagaaaagcaaaaagaaaaaaatcctATGTTTGTCATTATTGTTCTGCTCCTGGACATATCAAACCTCATTGTGTCAAATACATAAGTGATTGTGCTGTAAAATCTGCAACACAGATGTTTGACTGTTACCAGAAGAATGTTAGTAACATTGGCAGGTTTGACTTTAGCAGATTGTTGGATAAGAGAGAACAAAATGAAACCTGTAATACTGTTGTCTACACATCCTTGAATGCTAATATTTCTGAGAATTGGTACTTTGATAGTGGGTGTTCTAGACATATGACAGGAACAAAGGCTTTACTCTCTGATTTTGTTCCAACATCTGGAGGAAAAGTTACTTTTGGAGGAGGTGCGAAAGGAACAATTCTGGGGAAAGGAGTTCTCAATGTTACTGATTTTCCTAAATTAAAAGATGTGTATCTTGTTGAAGGGCTTAAGGCTAACCTGTTTAGCATAAGTCAGTTATGTGATGCAGGTATGACTGTAAAGTTCGACAAACATCTTTGTGAAGTCTTTGATGACACAAATCAGTGTGTGATGATGGGAAAAAGGTCGTCTGACAATTGCTACAAGTCCCAAGAAGAAACGTTCTGCAATGCAGTCAAACTTGATGATGTTGAACTCTGGCATCAACGACTGGGACATGTCAACTTCaagaatcttcaaaagttgATCACACATGATGTAGTTCGAGGCCTTCCTAGTCTGAACTTCAAGAAAGATGTTGTGTGTCAACCTTGCCAGAAAGGGAAGCAACACAAGACAGCTCATCCAATGTTGTCAACATGCTGTACCTCAAAATGTTTCGAACTCCTGCATATGGACTTGATGGGACCCATTGAAGTTGAAAGCTTAGGAGGTAAATGGTATGTACTTGTGTGTGATGATGATTTTTCAAGATACACTTGGGTTGAATTCTTGAAAACAAAATCTGAAACCTTTGCTCATTTCAAGAAACTGTATAAAAGGTTTAGAGTTCAATATGGCCAGTATGTTGGAAGAATTAGGACTGACCATGGCAAAGAATTTGAGAACTTTCTTTTTGATGACTTCTGCACTAACAATGGTATTTTCCATGAGTTCTCTGCACCCAAAACTCCTCAGCAAAATGGTGTTGCCGAAAGAAAGAATAGAACCATTCAGGAAATGGTGAGAGCTATGTTGCAAGCAAAAAGTCTCTCCAAACGACTATGGGCTGAGGCTGTGAGTACAGCATGTCACATCATCAATAGGGTGTACATGAGACCAGGTACTATGTTAACTCCGTATGAGATCCTTAAAGGCAAGAAGCCCAATCTCAAGTACTTTCATGTTTTTGGATGTGTTTGTTACATCTTGAATGACCGTGATCACCTCAACAAGTTTGATTCCAAAAGTGACAAAGGTCTCTTCCTTGGATATTCTGTGAATAGTCATGGTTTTCGTGTATATAACCTGAGAACAAAGACTATTCAAGAGACTGTTAATGTTGTGTTTGATGATTCTCTTAGTCCCATTGATAGAACAGAGGATGAAGATGTTACTGAGTTACTTGAGGAGCCCAACAACATAAGCCATACTTCTGACCACCACAGAAGTGGCAATGATGGTACAACATCTGTACCAACATCTGATGTTACTTCGTCCGGGTCAACATCCGAAGGAGAAGCTGGCAACTACGTGTCGGACTCTGAAGAAGAGTTTGAAGCTCAATTTCTTCATGATTCCATCAGAAGAGATCCCCCAAGTCATGTGAGAAGAGATCATCCAAGTTCTCAAATCATCGGAGACGTAGGTGAGAAAGTTGTCACTCGACAGAAGAAGGAAGTCAATTACAAAGAGCTGGTAAGAATTACATGTATGACTTCTGTGTGTGAGCTTGCTGAGTTTGAATGTTATCTGTCTCTTGTTGAACCTAAGAATGTTGCTGGTGCTCTTAAAGATGTTATGTGGGTCAATGCTATGCATGAAGAACTTAATCAGTTTATTAGAAATGATGTGTGGGATCTTGTTCCTAGACCACATAACAAGAACGTTATTGGTACTAAGTGGATTTTCAAGAATAAAACTGATGAGTCTGGTAACATTGTTAGGAACAAAGCTAGATTGGTAGCACAGGGATACACTCAAGTGGAAGGGATCGATTTTGATGAAACTTTTGCTCCTGTTGCTAGAATTGAGTCAATTAGGTTGTTGTTTGCCATTGCTTGTCAGTTTGGAATCTCCTTGTTACAAATGGATGTTAAGAGTGCCTTTTTAAATGGTGTCTTATCTGAGGAAGCCTATGTTGAACAGCCTAAAGAGTTTGAAAACACTAGTAAGCCTGATCATGTGTTTAAACTTAAAAAGGCTTTGTATGGCTTAAAACAAGCACCACGTGCATGGTATGAAAGGTTGACTGTGTTTCTccttgattatggtttttctcgTGGTCAAGTTGATAAAACTTTGTTCATCAAAAGGCATGCTGGTAACACTATCATTGCACAGATTTACGTTGATGACATTGTGTTTGGTGCAACTAATGATAAGCTTGTGAAGGATTTTGTTAAGGCCATGTCTACCACATTCGAAATGAGTATGGTGGGGCAATTGAATTTTTTCCTAGGTTTACAGGTAACACAAACTCCTGGAGGCATTTTCTTCTCCCAAAGCAAGTACTCAAAAAGTCTTGTTCAAAGATTTGGACTCGAGTCTGCCAAACACATGAGAACTCCCATGGGTTCCACTGACAAATTATGCAGGGGCGATGTTGGACGTGATGTTGATCCAACACTATACAGAGGAATGATTGGCAGTTTGCTTTATCTAACTGCAAGTAGACCTGATATTCTGTACAGTGTAGGAGTGTGTGCTAGGTACCAAGCTCAGCCAAAGGAGTCACATTTGAAGGCTGTTAAACGCATCATACGCTATGTTGCTGGAACATCTGAACTTGGAATGTGGTATTCCAAAGACACTAACTCTAACATTGTCGGATTTAGTGATGCTGATTGGGCAGGTGATGCTGATGACAGAAAAAGTACAAGTGGAGGATGTTACCTTTTGGGAAACAATGTTGTGTCCTGGTCAAGCAAAAAACAAAATTGTGTTTCTCTCTCTACTGCTGAAACCGAATACATTGCTGCTGGCAGTTGTTGTGCTCAACTTCTTTGGCTCAGACAGATGTTGGACGACTATGGTATGGAAAGTAACATCATGACTGTCATGTGTGACAACACTAGTGCTATAGAGATTTCTAAGAATCCTGTTCAACACTCTCGCACAAAGCACATTGATATTCGTCATCATTTTATAAGAGATCTTGTTGAGAAAAAGCTCATTGTGTTAGATTACATTCCTACTGAAAAACAACTTGCTGATATTTTTACCAAGGCTTTAGTTTTTGAGAGATTCTCCCATCTTAGGAAGTCTCTCGGTTTGTGCTGCATTTAAGTGTTCTTGCATGTGAGATGTTAGGACTTAGGTTGTCTTTGTTGGATCCTAACATCTGTTTTTTGTTTcttgtgttttgtttttcttttgtttaggCATATGCATGTTGGAGCCTGTGTTACTGACAGTGCAATGTCCTTGTTGGTTGTTTTGATGTTGTTCGGTCTAACCGGTTTATGCTGTGTTCTTTTTAGCAGatgttgattaaaaaaaaaaaaaatttgatgtTATAAGACCGGTAGCACAAGAGTGAGGCTTAATGGTCATAAAACATCTAAAAATAAATGGGATCATCCCCTCTCTCATCTAAGTACTAGGGGCACGGCGTTCGCTGCGACGATGCACTCAGGGAAAATGGATGTTGAGCTTTAAGATCTCAAAGTGTTTTGTTTAAAAGTATCTTCCTCTGCTGAAAGTTTCACAGTCTGTTGTTCCGGATGTTGGATAACATTAACTTCTAATGTTGGACTAACATTTGAAGTAACATTGGCTCTACTGTTTTGTTTCTATAGgcatatctttttttttcctgGTTCTCTCTCCTTATCTTTTTCCTTGCTGTTCTTATCAGTTATTTGTGTTTCTAGGGTTTGTTCCTCTGATGCTTGATCCGCCTCTCCTTGTCTCTTGTGATATGATTTTcgaattttgatttgtttttgtGAGGGAGATTTTTATGGGATTTGATTTTATCTCGTGGCTTAGTGGTTGATGTTGGCTGGGATCTTCTCGTTTGTATTTAAAGGGGTTGTTCTGATTGTTCATTATTACCTTTCATTTCACAAACCCTTCTATCGAGATTTGTGCAGTGTCTCCATTTGAAGCTCAAAAGTCATGGACAAAAATCCTGATCTTTCCTCTCTCATCAAGAGTCTGATCCAACACTTTGGATCACCGGAAAGTGCAGCCAAACATCTCTCCGCCCTCCCTCAGATGGCCGAATCAACCGACAAACTCTCATCTTCTCAAACTCCGGTGGAAGTCCTAGGAGGAACTTTTCCTCCAGCTCCTTCTCCAAAGGGCTCTCCGAAGAGAAGTACCACTGAATCGTCTGTGGGGGCTGATGTTGATCCTGTCTCCTTGCAAATGATAGAAACTCCCATCAACCCTGAGCCGATCTCCACTGTTCCTCCTCTTGAGAGTGTTCTTTCAAAAATGGCGCCTGGTTCCTCTGCGAAAGTTGACGAAAACCTCACGAATGGGAAAACTTCTGTTCATGCGACCTCAGAAAAATCCACAGGACATCCAGCTTTTGGTGTTACTCAACATCAAACTCCTCTTCCTACTCCAAGCGAAGAGTCAATTCCGTCTTCAAAAGATAAATCAGCGCATGCTTCTCAAGATAACTCTTTGGAGAGAATTGGGGAAATTGCCAAAGAGGCCCTGCTTGACCTTGCCTCACAACCGGGGTCAGATAAAGCTTCTGTTGTTGCTGAAGAAGAATGTGCTGCTGGTGATATACCCACATCCATGGATGTTGATGACTCTGAAAAGATTCCTGATGTTGGTCAGGATGTTGATCCAGAAGAAAGCACAGATGTTATTGATGTTGACACCTTTGTCCCTGACAAGAAAAGCCGAAAACGTAAAGCTGGAATGGCCTCTCTCAGGCGGTTCTCAAGGTCCAAATTCACACGGGTGATCCCGTCTACTCTCAATCTTCTTAGCCGAGAAGACAGTGATGTTAGTCCAACATCACAGCCTCCTGTTCTCAAGCCAAAGGTTGAACATTCTACCACCTCAAAGAGCGGAAAGGTATCCTCTGCCTCTCACACTACCTCCCCTCGCATCAGCTGCTCTGGAAGCTCCTCTGAATCAGAGGTTGAGGTTAGTTAGTCGTACTCCACTCGGTTTTACACTCGTGAAGCAAAGAATGCTCTCAAAGTGTTGGCTGCTAGGAAGTTTCATAATGATAGACGTGCGGATGAGGATTTCTTTTCAAAGTATAAGCTTGATATCCTTTTGCAAGATAGGGGTATGTGGGGTACGGTTGTTAATGTGTTTCCCTATGATGCTGAGATTGTTAGGGAGTTCTATGTTAATCTGATGACAGAAGCTTTTGACCCAAAATCTGTTAAGTTTGGGAAAGTGTTTGTTAGGGGTAAGGTCTTTGATTTCTCCCCTTCTGCCATTAACAAAGCATGTTACACTGCGAACACTAACACTGATGATGTTGAGGTCGATGATGATGAGATGACTAGGGAGTTGACTGGAGGGAAACTTAAGGCTTGGACCTCGAAGTTTGCTGCTTCAACTTTGTCTTGGAAATATTCTGTACTTCACAAGATTGCAGTCTACAACTGGCTTCCAAGCAAAAACACTACTGCTCTAACCAAGGAACAAGCTGAATTTGTCTTTAAAGTTGGTAAGCCTCTGGCTTTCAACTTTGGTGAGCAAGTGTTTGC contains:
- the LOC130990738 gene encoding uncharacterized protein LOC130990738 translates to MDKNPDLSSLIKSLIQHFGSPESAAKHLSALPQMAESTDKLSSSQTPVEVLGGTFPPAPSPKGSPKRSTTESSVGADVDPVSLQMIETPINPEPISTVPPLESVLSKMAPGSSAKVDENLTNGKTSVHATSEKSTGHPAFGVTQHQTPLPTPSEESIPSSKDKSAHASQDNSLERIGEIAKEALLDLASQPGSDKASVVAEEECAAGDIPTSMDVDDSEKIPDVGQDVDPEESTDVIDVDTFVPDKKSRKRKAGMASLRRFSRSKFTRVIPSTLNLLSREDSDVSPTSQPPVLKPKVEHSTTSKSGKVSSASHTTSPRISCSGSSSESEVENALKVLAARKFHNDRRADEDFFSKYKLDILLQDRGMWGTVVNVFPYDAEIVREFYVNLMTEAFDPKSVKFGKVFVRGKVFDFSPSAINKACYTANTNTDDVEVDDDEMTRELTGGKLKAWTSKFAASTLSWKYSVLHKIAVYNWLPSKNTTALTKEQAEFVFKVGKPLAFNFGEQVFANISRAAFKSTGGSMLPFPSLIYNLLVQQKLKEREEVVLVEEKNLLELSKTLLTPDRVKDLPYEPSRAGPPLSAQPDDEADSVEAEIDKYGEDEDVDRATAPDVALDVSNIISVKAHLTKETSTSRKGKEPAGDSEVEIDLDVAELIKAREDLLKLKR